CTGACGGCCGACCACCACGAGCTGCTGCTCAGCGCGCACTGGCCCGGCAACGTGCGTGAGCTCAAGAGCTGCGCGGAGCGCCTCGTGCTCGGCCTGCCGCTCGCGGTGGACGGCCGCGACACCGCGGCCGCGTCGCGCTCCTTCGAGGAGTCGATGGCGATGATCGAGCGCAGCCTGCTGCAGGCCGCGCTGCGCCAGCACGGCGGGTCGGTGCGTTCGGCCGCGAAGGCCTTGCGCCTGAACCTCGCCACCGCGTACCGCAAGCTCAAGGGCCTCGACATCGATCCGGCCATGTACAAGGCCGACGGCGAGCCCGACAAGAGCTGACGCGCCGTGATGGTGCCGATGCACCGCCGGGGACACAGACCTTTCACGGTGGCGGCCGAGAATGGGCGGATGCCCGACGTCCCGCGCGCACCCGTGCGCCGGTTTTCGCAGGAACGAGACGGCGCTGCCGCACGGATTCCCGTTTTCGAGATGACGGCCATCATCTGAACCGGCGGCCTGCGTGTTTCCACGGTGGCGCCGTGCCGTTCATGACCCGACAGTGCTGGCATGGCGGTTGCGAAAGGATGTCGTGTGCCTTCGCCCCCGCCAGTGCGGCGCGGGCGTTCACCGACAGGAGAAGGTCTTGGAACATGCGGTCATGTTGATGGCGGAGGGTGGGGCGCGGGAGCACTTCCGCGCCGAGCTCGCCGGCCTCGGGTTCGACACCACCCCGTTCGCCAGCGTGGCGAACCTGCTGCGCCACTGGCGCCGCGGCGACGGAGGCCTGCTGTTCATCGACGTGGACCTGCCCGGCGAGGACTGGCCCGCGGTGATCGCCCAGCTGCACGAGGTGTCGCCTCGGCGCACGGTGGTGATCGGGGTGGGCGCCTCGGCGCCGTCGGCCTCGGTGGCGCTCGATGCCGGCGCCGACGAGTTCGTGGCGATGCCGTGCCGTGCCCCGGAACTCGCGGCCCGCGTGCAGGCGGCGCTGCGGCGCGCCGATCCGGGCCGTGCCGCCGACACGTCGCTCAGTTGTGGCCCCTGCGCCCTCGACGTCGCCGCGCGCAAGCTCGTCGCTCCGCGGGGTTCGGTGGCGCTGACGAGCCGCGAGACCGCGCTCGCGCGGTGCCTGTTCCAGTCTTCCGGCGGCCTGGTCTCGCGGCGCCGGCTCGCCCACATCTGGGAGGCCGAGGAAGACATCGCAGGCCGGTCGATCGAGCAGCATGTGTACCAGCTGCGCCGCAAGCTCAAGCGGTGCGTGGGCGATGCGGTGGTGTTGCGCAGCGTGTACGCGCGGGGCTATCAGCTCGAATGCCTCGTGGCGCCCCGGGCCGCCTGACCGCCTGAGGGGAACCACCACGGGGGCATCGCCCCCGGGCCCTCACACCGACTGGAGGTGCGGCGAGGG
This genomic stretch from Piscinibacter gummiphilus harbors:
- a CDS encoding response regulator transcription factor: MEHAVMLMAEGGAREHFRAELAGLGFDTTPFASVANLLRHWRRGDGGLLFIDVDLPGEDWPAVIAQLHEVSPRRTVVIGVGASAPSASVALDAGADEFVAMPCRAPELAARVQAALRRADPGRAADTSLSCGPCALDVAARKLVAPRGSVALTSRETALARCLFQSSGGLVSRRRLAHIWEAEEDIAGRSIEQHVYQLRRKLKRCVGDAVVLRSVYARGYQLECLVAPRAA